The region AAATGTTACACATATGATAACATGTAATTTATTTTTCATATAAATAATAGTAAATTACATTAATGGTCTTTATAGTTTCGGGTATTCTGCACTATTGGTCCCCAACTCTTGGATCCtcctttttatatatatttaaagaaataatattctcATATATTTTCCTACTATATATCCGCCTACTGATATTAAATGGTGACAAGTGTATTAGTATACTTTTAATTACATTTAATTTGACACATGTCAACATTTAACATGGGATAGGAACAAGTTATAAGATGATATTTAATTTTCATATTTTCAGTGCAGTTTTGCTCCTAGGTATTCATTAAAGTCATGAAAGAACTGTAttaactttatttattttttaaaaaattatttactaTTAACCCGTTAAAAAAATTCATCATATTTGGGTTCCACTTTCACCCTTTGCCCATTTATCCATAAGTCATCGTGAACTACTTGTTAAAACAATTTCATGTTCATGTGTTCTAGGCTTCTAATATTCAATATATTCTTTTATATAATATTCTTTTATCATAAATAATTTAAATCATATGTTTGATTAGTAGATGATGATTAACCTTTCTTCTAATAAGACAGAGAAAAATTTAAGGAAAGTATTTTAATAAATGAGCACATCTATTTAAGTagctattaataaataaaataaaatcaaaatttaacataaaacatatatgtataaaGGACCTAGTTAAATATTAAGTTACAAAAGAAAGGCATCGTATTATTTTTGTGTGCAGAGACTAATGAATAGTTCAATGGTTCGTGCTTGTAGTCTTGTTGTAAGCATGGCGATACACCTAGATTCGAATGCTGGTCcttgaacttttttttttgtctaaaacTAATTTTCTTAAATTTCTCTCATTAAAAGGTTAATGTTGTCTTTTAAGTTTTTTTAGGAGGAAAATcaataaaaagttttattttggaCTTTCCATACAAGCAAAAACTTTTAAGTCTCTAGCTATAGTTTTTTGTAAACCACCAAGACCAATTTTGCAGGTGCTTCCAAAATCTTTTATGTGCTATATTAACATATATGCCTATAATGTTTTTCCCTTTTTTCTTTATATAGATTTTGTAACGCCCCGAAATTCCTATCGTAAATGACGTTAGTTTCCGTTACGTGCTAgttattttttttgtaaatgaTCTCGACTTTAAGGTtataaatcataatatattaaataaaagtgatgttatttaatatttaaaagagttagataataaattaaaaggtgaataaataaattaattaaattaaaaaaaatatttaggataaataaaatccattaaaagtaaaaataaaatccAAGAGTCTAATTGCCATTTTAGAAGGTAATGCATGTAGTTAATTTGGATTATAGGGTCTATGTGCCTTTATGGCTAAACTCTAGGGACCAAAGTTATAAAATTGGAATTAAAACACCTCATTTACATGAATTGTAAATGTGAGTCTCCTCCTTCTCTTCTTTAGTAGGCGTTacactagattatgacccgcgttaaacgcgggtcacatataaaaaaatagataaaataacataaagagaCTTCGTGTTATTGATTATTATaatgtgtaaaaaaaataaaacgaaatatttgattatatataattgttgaaggacctctttgtagacaacattttttgttttagaAGGGTGATGAACGATGGATGATGGAAGCCGGCAGCAGAACGTTGGCACACCATTTTATTCTTGTGTGTCGTGTATCATACCTGATATTATGTAGGGTTAATAAGGATAAAACTCATACCCTATTCATATatagatttttcaaagaaaattagGTAGGAAGCATATATTTTGAATAATTAAATGAATGAAAATGATTCAAAAATCGATCTAAAAATAATCTTAATCGTACCAAATTTAATAAGatgtttaaaatatttttcttttaaataaataaagatcATATAAAACCAAATTCAATTAGAGTCTTCAATTTTTTTCGAATTATAATTATAATCTTAGAATATTTTcgaattataattaaaagtttaaaatatagTAAAAAATCGATCAAAAAATAATCTGAATCATATATACAAAAGTTAATAAGATATTTAGaagatttttcatttaaataaataaagagcATATAATACCAAATTTAATTAGATTTTGCAAATTTTTTCGATTTATAATTACAATCTTAGAATATTTTCAAATTACAATAAAAGcttaaattaatttcaaattataattaatgttaataagatttaaaaaaattataactaaAATTTCAAAAGAATTATAATTACCTGCCAAGCAACACCATGACTTAAAATAAATGGAGGCAAGGGGGTGGCACTTTCATACCGTGAAACCGCAATGAATGCACCAGTTGACTGAATCAAATAATCGAAACttgtaaataataataatgtcgactttaaaaatattatcaaaaaataaaaaaacacaaaaacggTCAAACGGTCAAACAAACCTCTACAAGAGTAACAAAAACAGTCATCATCATGACAAAAGCTTCACCTGCATCAAAAGAAGGTGCACCCCATAGAAACAAATATATAATTCTTACCATTACAagtattataaaaaaaatgttacaaaattaaataaaaaaattaagtacAAAATTAACAGTGTGTGTAATAAGTAACTATGGTGCGATATCAATTAATACAGAACGATCGGTACGACAACTTGTTTTTGTTTCTGGTGTTGTATGCTTGTAGGTCCAACCAACCCTAAGCAAATGAGCAAAAAACCAAACAATTGCAATCGATGCCACAACTGGAAAATTCTCTAATATCCCTTTCGTGAATGTATCAAAAGAGGCAGATACTACACATAACCAAACAAACCTATTTTAGTATTTAATGAGGAAAGGCCTCATATATAGTTTACCAGATTAGGTGCACAGTAATGCATTAAAATATGACATTattaccactactagaaaaacaaccttttacgacgcgcaaaccacgacactcgttgattgatgttacgcaaaagagagtgacattcaaaaagtgtcatctcttcaaaaattttaaggatttaggtcacttattattgcgtgcccttaaactagtatcataaagaaataaaaataaaaacacggagggcgctgtatGTTAAATGCGCACCCTCAGtaagtgtcgctttataattttaatgaacgtgCTTTTTTTAGTAGAtaggggggaaatgaaatcccaaaaaagtTAAAACCCCGCCTGTTGCGTCTCCTCCTTCTCCTTCTAAAATCATGGTTTAAGAACCCTAATAGAATTGATTGTCAATCCTTCTTCAAGAAAATCGCAGGGAGTATTTATTGTAGGGATTTTTTTTGAAGAACACACAAAACACTATCAGCCTCAccaataacctctgtctcaccTCACCTCGTCGGTGAGCTCAAGCTCACCTATCCACAAATTTAACTACGATTCCTTAAATCACCCTAAACCCTACCCTTTCTCTCTATTCACGATCCAGTAATTGCGGCAAAGAAGATCAACGAAGAAGACCAACTGGTTCGAATTTAACTACGATTCCTTAAatcaccctaaaccctaacctttCTCTCTACTCACGATCCAGTAATTGCGGCAAAGAAGATCAACGAAGAAGACCAACTGGTTCGATTTATCCCTAAAATTGGTACAACTTctcctaaatctgacttcactcCACtctttgagtttgttttcttccTAATCGATGCATCCGCCTTCTCGTCTCCCCCCTCCATCAggttttctctcatctctctcctccAGAGATGAAGATTCTCGGAGATGTGAAGGGAGTAACCGAAAGAAACCCTCACACTACTATGATTGCACAAACACTTCTTCTCCTGCGACTTTAGTATTTCAACTGTCCAAAAACTATCAAACTTTTGAATTGAATGTCTTTTCAATACCTAAATATCTTTCAATGAGACTAAAGGGATCACGATGAATCTCGATACTTTGTTTATGAAAAAGGGGGTAAATAAAAACTGTTTTTTTTCCAAGAATTGAAAATGTTGTTGATTTTGTATGTAATAGAAAATATTCCTTGTTATGCATTTGGTGGTTGAGGGATTTATTTTGGTATTGTGCAGCTATGAACTGAAAGGGGTTGAGGAAGAAGAAATAGCTCGGTTAGCTGAGGATGGTGACATATACAACAAGTTGTCTAGATCATTTGCTCCTGAGATTTTTGGGCATGAAGATATCAAGAAAGCTCTTTTACTCTTATTAGTGGGGACTCCTCATCGGAAGCTCAAGGATGGGATGAAGGTAAATCATAGTGTTTTTGTTTCTCTTTAAAAGCATATGCACAATACAAGTATGAGATTAAAGTTGTGATTCAGATAAGAGGGGATCTACATATATGTTTGATGGGTGATCCTGGAGTTGCAAAAAGTCAGCTGCTTAAGCACATAATTACTGTTGCACCAAGAGGTGTGTATACAACTGGAAAAGGAAGCAGTGGTGTTGGTCTTACAGCTGCTGTTCAGAAGGACCCGGTCACACATGAGTTTGTGCTGGAAGGGGGGGCATTGGTGAGTCAAAATTTTGTTACTATTCTAATATTAATATGTAAAcaaagaaaatatatataaataaataaatggatGGGTGTAGGTGCTGGCTGATATGGGGATATGTGCGATTGATGAGTTTGATAAGATGGATGAGTCAGACAGGACTGCCATACATGAAGTCATGGAGCAGCAGACGGTTAGCATTGCCAAAGCCGGGATCACCACATCTCTCAATGCAAGAACTGCAGTTGTTGCTGGTGCCAATCCTGCCTGGTATTATTTACTCTTACcaattatcatttattttttaattactaATACTAATATGAATGTTTTGTTTGTTGATTCAGGGGGAGATATATCTCCGCAGAACTCCAGCTGAAAATATAAACCTGCCTCTTGCACTTCTATCAAGATTTGATCTTTTGTGGTTGATCCTTGACAAGGCAGATATGGACAATGATCTTGAAATGGCCAGGCATGTTGTTTATGTCCACCAGAACAGAGAATCTCCTGCCCTTGGCTTTGCTCCACTTGAAGCTTCTGTTCTCAGGTATATATTCATATTCCCTTGATATCATATCACTCAATGGTAAAAAAAAAGTTTGTAGTTGCAAAGTATGAGAGGATGGATTGTGTTGTTGATATGATATAATAAATGATGATGATAATAGGGCATACATATCAGCTGCTCGGAAGCTGTCTCCTAGTATACCAAGAGAGCTGGAGGAGTACATAGCCACTGCATATTCAAGCATCAGGCAAGAAGAAGCAAAATCAAACAGCCCTCACTCCTATATGATATATATCCAACAAATATACTTCTCTGTTTGCATCCTATATGATAATAATGACAACCGATTTCAACATTAAATTACAATATGAATGAATCTTTAACGTGTCTTACCCCAGGCAAGTAAGTTTCTTATTGCAAAACATGTTCCTGCACTCCCAATAAAACCCAATACTAGTTAGCTCAAATTATGATCATAGTGTGAGGTTCAAAACAGAGTCAAATGGCACAAAAGACattgtgtttttatttttattattattatttttttcattttgacaCTGCATTATTTTTTGGTAGGTTGTAAAAAGTTGAAGACACTAACACAGAGATTGCAACAAGGTATAATGTGTGGAGAGATTGTTTTATACTTATTTATTATACATTACTTTTTcctttttgacttttgaagtcaaaCATTCTTATCTTTGACTTCAAGTATAAAGAACATATTCAGGTTAGAAGTCCAGGATGATCTGCTAAATAACGTTTATCCTCATGAAGATCTAAAaaataattgaaattttttttttgaattttcatACATTTTATTGTAAAGTAACTAGTCGTAAGTATGTCTGATAAGCCCCCAAATTTCTGTTATCTTTTTGgtcaggggtagaatggtcttttctGGTATTATGGCTGTTATTGGCTGTTTTGTTAGTGGGAACAA is a window of Lactuca sativa cultivar Salinas chromosome 1, Lsat_Salinas_v11, whole genome shotgun sequence DNA encoding:
- the LOC111899462 gene encoding DNA replication licensing factor MCM7; this encodes MNLDTLFMKKGKIFLVMHLVVEGFILVLCSYELKGVEEEEIARLAEDGDIYNKLSRSFAPEIFGHEDIKKALLLLLVGTPHRKLKDGMKIRGDLHICLMGDPGVAKSQLLKHIITVAPRGVYTTGKGSSGVGLTAAVQKDPVTHEFVLEGGALVLADMGICAIDEFDKMDESDRTAIHEVMEQQTLLLVPILPGIIYSYQLSFIF